The following proteins are encoded in a genomic region of Rattus rattus isolate New Zealand chromosome 2, Rrattus_CSIRO_v1, whole genome shotgun sequence:
- the LOC116894170 gene encoding olfactory receptor 10A5 yields MATGNQTRVTEFILMSFSSLPTEIQTLLFLAFLSIYLVTLLGNSLIILVTLADPMLQSPMYFFLRNLAFLEIGFNLVIVPKMLGTLIAQDTSISFLGCATQMYFFFFFGVAECFLLATMAYDRYVAICSPLHYPVIMNQGTRARLAAASWFPGFPVATVQTTWLFSFPFCANNKVNHFFCDSPPVLRLVCADTARFEVYAIVGTILVVMIPCLLILCSYTLIAASILKIPSAQGKHKAFSTCSSHLLVVSLFYVSSSLTYFRPKSNNSPESKKLLSLSYTVVTPMLNPIIYSLRNNEVKNALSRTFHKVLALRNHIT; encoded by the coding sequence ATGGCTACAGGAAACCAGACAAGAGTAACTGAGTTTATCCTCATGAGCTTCTCTTCCCTGCCTACTGAAATACAGACCTTGCTCTTCCTGgcatttctcagcatctatttaGTCACTCTGCTGGGAAACAGCCTCATCATTCTGGTGACTTTAGCTGACCCCATGCTGCAAAgccccatgtatttctttctcaggAACTTAGCCTTCTTAGAGATTGGCTTTAACCTGGTCATTGTACCCAAAATGTTGGGGACTCTGATTGCCCAGGACACAAGCATCTCCTTCCTTGGCTGTGCCACTCAgatgtatttcttcttcttctttggagTAGCTGAGTGCTTCCTCCTGGCcaccatggcctatgaccgctatgtagCCATCTGCAGTCCCTTACATTACCCAGTCATCATGAACCAAGGGACACGTGCCAGACTGgctgctgcttcctggtttccaggattCCCTGTAGCCACGGTGCAGACCACATGGCTCTTCAGTTTTCCATTCTGTGCCAACAACAAGGTGAACCACTTCTTCTGTGACAGCCCACCTGTTCTGAGGCTGGTCTGTGCAGACACAGCACGGTTTGAGGTCTATGCCATTGTCGGAACCATTCTGGTGGTCATGATACCCTGCCTGCTGATCCTATGTTCCTACACTCTCATTGCAGCCTCCATCCTCAAGATTCCATCAGCTCAAGGGAAGCAcaaagccttctccacctgctcctCACATCTGCTTGTTGTCTCTCTTTTCTATGTGTCTTCAAGCCTCACTTACTTTAGGCCTAAATCAAATAATTCTCCTGAAAGCAAGAAATTGTTATCATTGTCCTACACTGTTGTGACTCCCATGTTGAACCCCATCATCTATAGCCTGAGAAATAATGAGGTAAAGAATGCCCTCAGCAGGACCTTCCACAAGGTTCTGGCCCTCAGAAATCATATTACTTAA
- the LOC116894169 gene encoding olfactory receptor 226 → MERRNHSGRVSEFVLLGFPAPAPLRALLFFLSLLAYVLVLTENMLIIIAIRNHPTLHKPMYFFLANMSFLEIWYVTVTIPKMLAGFIGSKENHGQLISFEACMTQLYFFLGLGCTECVLLAVMAYDRYVAICHPLHYPVIVSSRLCVQMAAGSWAGGFGISMVKVFLISRLSYCGPNTINHFFCDVSPLLNLSCTDMSTAELTDFVLAIFILLGPLSVTGASYMAITGAVMRIPSAAGRHKAFSTCASHLTVVIIFYAASIFIYARPKALSAFDTNKLVSVLYAVIVPLLNPIIYCLRNQEVKRALRRTLHLAQDQEANTNKASKNG, encoded by the coding sequence ATGGAGCGAAGGAACCACAGTGGGCGAGTGAGTGAATTTGTGTTGCTGGGTTTCCCAGCTCCTGCCCCACTGCGAGCACtactatttttcctttctcttctggccTATGTGTTGGTGTTGACTGAAAACATGCTCATCATTATAGCAATTAGGAACCACCCAACCCTCCACAAACCCATGTATTTTTTCTTGGCTAATATGTCATTTCTGGAGATTTGGTATGTCACTGTTACGATTCCTAAGATGCTCGCTGGCTTCATTGGTTCCAAGGAGAACCATGGACAGCTGATCTCCTTTGAAGCATGCATGACACAACTCTACTTTTTCCTGGGCTTGGGTTGCACAGAGTGTGTCCTTCTTgctgtgatggcctatgaccgctatgtggctatCTGTCACCCACTCCACTACCCCGTCATTGTCAGTAGCCGGCTATGTGTGCAGATGGCAGCTGGATCCTGGGCTGGAGGTTTTGGTATCTCCATGGTTAAAGTTTTCCTTATTTCTCGCCTGTCTTACTGTGGCCCCAACACCATCAACCACTTTTTCTGTGATGTGTCTCCATTGCTCAACCTGTCATGCACTGACATGTCCACAGCAGAGCTTACAGACTTTGTCCTGGCAATTTTTATTCTGCTGGGACCGCTCTCTGTCACTGGGGCATCCTACATGGCCATCACAGGTGCTGTGATGCGCATCCCCTCAGCTGCTGGCCGCCATAAAGCCTTTTCAACCTgtgcctcccacctcactgttGTGATCATCTTCTATGCAGCCAGTATTTTCATCTATGCCAGGCCTAAGGCACTCTCAGCTTTTGACACCAACAAGCTGGTCTCTGTACTCTACGCTGTCATTGTACCGTTGCTCAATCCCATCATCTACTGCTTGCGCAACCAAGAAGTCAAAAGAGCGCTACGTCGCACTCTGCACCTGGCCCAGGACCAGGAGGCCAATACCAACAAAGCCAGCAAAAATGGTTAG